One Cumulibacter manganitolerans DNA window includes the following coding sequences:
- a CDS encoding M23 family metallopeptidase: MVKKLLILGLAFVLFGPACVLLAIGVLMNPAAANCAVPGGSVTVGNIPESLTVTTQDGTTFTLNRQQLTHAATIITIGNSIEGVGRPGITIALMAALTESTLRQLANTGAYPESANYPNDGNGGDHDSLGLFQMRPQSGWGTVAELMDTNYQARAFYGGPDGPNYPSPRGLLDIPGWAQMDPGEAAQAVEVSAYPDRYRNYEPVAERILDALTGAAGAAGPAAAPLAAGPVAESSRVVFPLPEGTWVLTSEFGPRIHPITGEPSFHTGTDFAAPDGTPILAAADGTVTVAEFSGGYGGLIVIEHQIDGQTVATAYAHMWQSGIHVAAGDRVTAGQHIGDVGSSGNSTGPHLHFEVRPGGTTGEAVDAAAWLNDHNAADLPEATVGSPADCDTSGGTAGAPAPLDGDPDQMVDDPTSSGQITARMAHVMAQARAAFPDTSWACYSPRPGTVSEHPLGRACDVTFGNAIGQYPTPAQLEAGWALTNWIKDHAEVLGVEYLIWQGQIWSLARDAEGWRPYNGGGMHDPGNVTGGHFDHLHITVQAGGA, from the coding sequence GTGGTCAAGAAGCTCCTCATCCTCGGACTCGCCTTCGTCCTGTTCGGCCCTGCCTGTGTCCTGCTGGCGATCGGCGTGCTGATGAATCCCGCCGCCGCGAACTGCGCCGTCCCCGGCGGCAGCGTCACCGTGGGCAACATCCCCGAATCGCTGACCGTCACCACGCAGGACGGCACCACATTCACGCTGAACCGGCAGCAGCTCACGCACGCGGCCACGATCATCACAATCGGCAACAGCATCGAGGGTGTAGGGCGGCCCGGCATCACGATCGCGCTGATGGCCGCGCTCACCGAGAGCACCCTGCGCCAGCTCGCCAACACGGGCGCCTACCCCGAGTCCGCGAACTACCCCAACGATGGCAACGGCGGTGACCACGACTCCCTCGGCTTGTTTCAGATGCGCCCGCAATCGGGTTGGGGAACCGTCGCGGAGCTGATGGACACGAACTATCAGGCCCGCGCGTTCTACGGCGGACCCGATGGCCCGAACTATCCCTCGCCGCGGGGCCTGCTGGACATTCCCGGCTGGGCGCAGATGGACCCCGGCGAGGCCGCGCAGGCTGTCGAGGTCAGTGCCTATCCTGACCGCTATCGCAACTACGAGCCGGTCGCCGAGCGCATCCTCGACGCCCTCACCGGCGCGGCGGGTGCGGCTGGCCCGGCCGCCGCCCCGTTGGCGGCGGGTCCGGTCGCGGAGTCCTCGCGGGTTGTGTTCCCGCTCCCCGAGGGAACCTGGGTGCTCACCAGCGAGTTCGGGCCGCGCATCCATCCGATTACCGGGGAACCGTCGTTCCACACCGGCACCGACTTCGCCGCCCCGGACGGCACGCCGATCCTCGCCGCCGCGGACGGCACCGTGACCGTGGCCGAGTTCTCCGGCGGCTACGGCGGGCTGATCGTCATCGAGCACCAGATTGACGGGCAGACCGTGGCGACCGCGTACGCGCATATGTGGCAGTCCGGCATCCACGTCGCGGCCGGTGACCGGGTGACCGCGGGTCAGCACATCGGCGATGTCGGCAGCTCCGGGAACAGCACGGGACCGCATCTGCATTTCGAGGTCCGGCCCGGCGGCACGACCGGCGAGGCCGTCGACGCCGCAGCGTGGCTCAACGATCACAACGCGGCCGACCTGCCCGAAGCCACGGTCGGCAGCCCCGCCGACTGCGACACCAGCGGCGGCACCGCGGGCGCGCCGGCCCCATTGGACGGCGACCCCGACCAGATGGTCGATGACCCCACCAGCAGCGGGCAGATCACCGCGCGCATGGCGCACGTCATGGCCCAGGCCCGCGCCGCCTTCCCCGACACCTCGTGGGCGTGCTACTCGCCCCGTCCCGGCACCGTCTCCGAACACCCGCTGGGCCGCGCCTGTGACGTGACATTCGGCAACGCCATCGGCCAGTACCCGACACCCGCGCAACTCGAAGCCGGGTGGGCGCTCACGAACTGGATCAAAGACCACGCCGAGGTCCTGGGCGTGGAGTACCTGATCTGGCAAGGCCAGATATGGTCCCTCGCACGCGACGCCGAAGGCTGGCGCCCCTACAACGGCGGCGGGATGCACGACCCCGGCAACGTGACCGGCGGGCACTTCGACCACCTGCACATCACCGTCCAAGCCGGCGGTGCGTAA
- a CDS encoding DUF6112 family protein, whose amino-acid sequence MDVFPDFDGLGGIGDLKQVIGALLMIVLIVAVLMVIVSAICWAFGASHGNPALASKGRVGVLVGVGAAALAGAGVAWVNWLIALGNQL is encoded by the coding sequence ATGGACGTGTTCCCCGACTTCGACGGGCTGGGCGGCATCGGTGATCTGAAACAGGTCATCGGCGCCCTGCTGATGATCGTGCTGATCGTCGCAGTGCTCATGGTGATCGTCTCCGCGATCTGCTGGGCGTTCGGCGCCTCGCACGGCAACCCCGCCCTCGCCTCCAAAGGCAGGGTCGGGGTGCTCGTCGGCGTCGGAGCCGCCGCGCTCGCCGGCGCCGGGGTCGCGTGGGTGAACTGGCTCATCGCCCTCGGCAACCAGCTCTGA
- a CDS encoding DUF6112 family protein: MIDIDPNSNGLPGIEQLRTIVGAVMTVGLILSVLALIVSAIVWAYGANSSNPHLAGRGKLGVLISCGAAVICGAAVTLVNFFWNVGQAV; this comes from the coding sequence GTGATCGACATCGACCCCAACAGCAACGGCCTGCCCGGCATCGAACAGCTCCGCACCATCGTCGGCGCCGTGATGACGGTCGGCCTGATCCTCAGCGTCCTGGCGCTGATCGTGAGCGCGATCGTGTGGGCCTACGGCGCCAACAGCTCGAACCCGCACCTGGCGGGCAGGGGCAAGCTGGGCGTCCTCATCTCCTGCGGCGCCGCGGTGATCTGCGGCGCCGCGGTGACGCTCGTGAACTTCTTCTGGAACGTCGGCCAGGCCGTATAG